The genomic DNA agcaggGACCACAAATTTACGCACTTACAAAGTACATTTTCACATACATTTAAGTTAAGTGTTTGCGTGCTGTGTAGTTggttttgattttatgtttCTAAAAGTCTGTTCTTTACGATAAATTATGGGGATTTGTATAGTTCGGGCTATTGTTGTGGTTGTAATTTggttatttcttttgtttttgctttatagGGCTTACTTTCAGTTGCTTTTTTTCGCTGTCAATTATTGTGCTTTTCTTAAGCTTTTAAAAACTGCGCGCTTTCGCAGGGCCACCACTTAGCTTTCATTGTTACTGACTTTTTGCGCTCATTTCTTCgctttcaattttgttttggttactttcttaaacataaaattatttagcggtatatattttttttaatttttgtttttgctgtacaaaacatacatacatatttaccatCAAAACCGCCATAAACATAATTTTCATCgaattcattttcattttcattgtaaaatcttcaatctctctctctctctcgctccCTCCTTCACACTCTtcctccctctctctctctgtaATTATCATTCTAGCCATCgtttcgttttctttttttcatgttttcgttATGGGTAATGCGAGCTTTTAGGTACATTTACTTGTAATTAGTGAGAAGTAAAAAGTCTTTGATTTGGCGCTGCATTAGAGACTTACTTGCTGCATTTTATCAAAATCTAAACACGGCCGATGTGGTCGCTGTAGCCTCTGTGTGGCGTGTTGTGTGCGTATCGGTCGGCGGTGTGGTGATCTAGCCGAATGGAAGAGTTTCGCCGGTGGACTAACCGAGCGCACCTCCATCGCATCGAGACCGGTCGTCGATGCGGGACTACTGCGCGAACTATTATAGTGGAAATTATATTTGGGTTGCGGCTGATAGATATGATGGCTGCTATTGCTCATCTTCAGCGATGAGGCGCACACCTTAATCACACTCGTTGAACTGTTGTCGCCGCCGCCGCTGGCAGCGCATGCACCGCCGGCCTGTGCGGCATTGCCGCTAGACGCACTCGACGCCGCTGTTGCGGCACATGACGACGCGCCGCCAGCAGCAGCCTCACCATTTTCGTCATTAACACTATTAtcacataatttaatattttcgatgCCGCAACGCGCCTCCGATAGTATCAGTGGCGTTGTGGAGCGATATTTGTGGCTGCGGTTTGGCTTGAAAGCTTCCAATGGTGGTGATGTGCGAAAATTCACTGGTGTCAATACTGGTTCCAAGAAGTTTCTCAGCTGCTAAACGTCCAAATaccagcaaaaacaataaaaaaaaaccaaacacacCGTTATTAGTTCATGCACATTTCGGAAATTTGCAATAATTACATTAGCAACTTACGTCATCATCGGAGCTATGCGCCAGAGATCGTTTGCGGTTCTCAACCAAAGTTGAGCTGGAACGTTTCGATGTCGATGCTTCGCCGAATAGCTCTTCGGGCTCCAGCGACGACGAGCCACGCTCCGATATGAGTGATGAGGTGGTGCCACGCACCACCAATACATTGGATGCCGCTTCGGCGGCCGCTACCGATGATGGGCCATTGATCACTTCCAGTTCCTCTTCGGAGCTGTGTTGATCGTATAAAAGGTGGGATTGACACATCATCGCAGAAGACGCTGACGAAGAGCAGGCGGTGTCTGTTGTTGGCGAATTCACATCGGCGCAGGAGCTTAAGCCTAAAGAGAGAAGAGAAATGTGATTAGGTATTTTATACAATAAGTAAGTTTTATTTCACGAGTCTTAAATAAGCTAACGATAGTGAGTTAGCGAGTTGGTGGATGGATGTGCACAAGAAATTCGCAACTCATCAAAAAGTAAATGTTTTCCcgtaatttacttaaaaaaaccgAAACTAATGCAGACAGATCACCATCCTTCTTAGTAAACTTAATATGTTTGAGAGAACGAAGTGCTCTAGTCTGTCTTTTCAAAGGCTACATCACTAAGTCTAAAGCACATCTCAACATCTATCAATTGACAATGTTTAAAACTCTCTGAATACAGAGTATTAGATAACGTTTGTCTATgagaaatattgcaaaaatatttggtGGATCCATGAGTCTTAACCTGACCATTGTCAGAACTAAATATCCGACTGGATTTTCTATGATAAATTTTTACCTTGGAAAGTTAAGCCAGTTGCTAAAGGAGCTTTCGAATTAGTATTTTACATCAAGAATCAAGCCATGGTTATACTACCTTCTAACTTGTAgtactttttatgtttttcgggAGCAATTTCCAGCCTATTGTGGATTTAGTCCATAAGAAGCCTATCAAACTCTAGCACAGTCTTGCACTCCGAGAGTATTTTCCGTGACAAGCTCATCAGCTGTTACTAAAATTGATATGACTTCGCATTGAAATTAGTGAAACTCATTTTGACCTTGGCCTGTTGCTTTCGATTGCGGAGTATGATAGAGACAATTGATACCGAATCAGTTGTCGCTGAATCTGCTCACAGACAGAAGAAGACAGAAACTTAAGGTTAGCAAGAATTTTACAAAAGCTTTTGAGCTTTCATTGGTTTAGTCAACGGAAGACATGGATTTGTCGTTCAGATATGTGGTGTTTTCTCTGGTTATAAATATCTGATTTAATAGTTAGggtatagtaaatattttaggTGAGAGCGGTAGAGCGCAGTGCTTGTAAAGCGAACTTATATTGAACTGAGTTATCAGTGTTCGGCTGTTCTGTGTGATAGTATACGCAGATACCAATGAAAATTTCATTGGAAATAAGCTGTCTAACTAGGAAAGTCATCTCGGTGTATCTGCAATTGTACCTAGTCACATTGCGGTTGAGATCTTACTCTGTTCGACAGCTTTCCTAATCTAGTTTGTATAGTgtctattttaaaaaagttgactTCATTGATGTGGGCTTTAACCGgtaaatttaactttatttagtaTGTGCCAAGGTCACGGTCGACTACGGACAAAATACCCCTTAATATGCTTCACAGCCAAGATGGTGGATTTATCTACCAGTTACTTCCTTCAAACCCCTTTCGGTAGATACTACTTTTTCTGTGTAAATTTCCTTTGTTTGGATTTAGAACCCgaacttttgttttgttttatttatctttCCTCTTAATTATGGGTTTCTGGAATGATATAGTGTGGTTTTCGGACTTCTTACCTCTACTCTTCCTATTACCAAACCTAGCTTAATCTGAGTTGAAATGTTCTACATAAAGTCTGTCTCTAAATCAAATCTAATTTTCTCGCCTGGGGTTTTACTCTTTACCACTGCAACACGGGCtcacatataaaatttatattatttttcatttttgtttcataattttcaaGATATGTATTCAAGACTCACTGGT from Bactrocera oleae isolate idBacOlea1 chromosome 3, idBacOlea1, whole genome shotgun sequence includes the following:
- the Reph gene encoding uncharacterized protein Reph isoform X1 → MCLVYKRADKLNEHFEDSEESARRPVCCFTILGESNDSGTESDGDVLDVDKHRPLDLDMETSLSSCADVNSPTTDTACSSSASSAMMCQSHLLYDQHSSEEELEVINGPSSVAAAEAASNVLVVRGTTSSLISERGSSSLEPEELFGEASTSKRSSSTLVENRKRSLAHSSDDDQLRNFLEPVLTPVNFRTSPPLEAFKPNRSHKYRSTTPLILSEARCGIENIKLCDNSVNDENGEAAAGGASSCAATAASSASSGNAAQAGGACAASGGGDNSSTSVIKVCASSLKMSNSSHHIYQPQPKYNFHYNSSRSSPASTTGLDAMEVRSVSPPAKLFHSARSPHRRPIRTQHATQRLQRPHRPCLDFDKMQQADKRRKNNKNVKKQKRQHNNNKQLITNKSLQQKQKQKQETAKTINLKLNRGNRKTTTHKFKKKENKNKNKNK
- the Reph gene encoding uncharacterized protein Reph isoform X2 produces the protein MCLVYKRADKLNEHFEDSEESARRPVCCFTILGESNDSGTESDGDVLDVDKHRPLDLDMETSLSSCADVNSPTTDTACSSSASSAMMCQSHLLYDQHSSEEELEVINGPSSVAAAEAASNVLVVRGTTSSLISERGSSSLEPEELFGEASTSKRSSSTLVENRKRSLAHSSDDDLRNFLEPVLTPVNFRTSPPLEAFKPNRSHKYRSTTPLILSEARCGIENIKLCDNSVNDENGEAAAGGASSCAATAASSASSGNAAQAGGACAASGGGDNSSTSVIKVCASSLKMSNSSHHIYQPQPKYNFHYNSSRSSPASTTGLDAMEVRSVSPPAKLFHSARSPHRRPIRTQHATQRLQRPHRPCLDFDKMQQADKRRKNNKNVKKQKRQHNNNKQLITNKSLQQKQKQKQETAKTINLKLNRGNRKTTTHKFKKKENKNKNKNK
- the Reph gene encoding uncharacterized protein Reph isoform X3, with product MIKFVRQKSREHSVKASKSFFKKKGESNDSGTESDGDVLDVDKHRPLDLDMETSLSSCADVNSPTTDTACSSSASSAMMCQSHLLYDQHSSEEELEVINGPSSVAAAEAASNVLVVRGTTSSLISERGSSSLEPEELFGEASTSKRSSSTLVENRKRSLAHSSDDDQLRNFLEPVLTPVNFRTSPPLEAFKPNRSHKYRSTTPLILSEARCGIENIKLCDNSVNDENGEAAAGGASSCAATAASSASSGNAAQAGGACAASGGGDNSSTSVIKVCASSLKMSNSSHHIYQPQPKYNFHYNSSRSSPASTTGLDAMEVRSVSPPAKLFHSARSPHRRPIRTQHATQRLQRPHRPCLDFDKMQQADKRRKNNKNVKKQKRQHNNNKQLITNKSLQQKQKQKQETAKTINLKLNRGNRKTTTHKFKKKENKNKNKNK
- the Reph gene encoding uncharacterized protein Reph isoform X4; this encodes METSLSSCADVNSPTTDTACSSSASSAMMCQSHLLYDQHSSEEELEVINGPSSVAAAEAASNVLVVRGTTSSLISERGSSSLEPEELFGEASTSKRSSSTLVENRKRSLAHSSDDDQLRNFLEPVLTPVNFRTSPPLEAFKPNRSHKYRSTTPLILSEARCGIENIKLCDNSVNDENGEAAAGGASSCAATAASSASSGNAAQAGGACAASGGGDNSSTSVIKVCASSLKMSNSSHHIYQPQPKYNFHYNSSRSSPASTTGLDAMEVRSVSPPAKLFHSARSPHRRPIRTQHATQRLQRPHRPCLDFDKMQQADKRRKNNKNVKKQKRQHNNNKQLITNKSLQQKQKQKQETAKTINLKLNRGNRKTTTHKFKKKENKNKNKNK
- the Reph gene encoding uncharacterized protein Reph isoform X5, which gives rise to MCLVYKRADKLNEHFEDSEESARRPVCCFTILGESNDSGTESDGDVLDVDKHRPLDLDMETSLSSCADVNSPTTDTACSSSASSAMMCQSHLLYDQHSSEEELEVINGPSSVAAAEAASNVLVVRGTTSSLISERGSSSLEPEELFGEASTSKRSSSTLVENRKRSLAHSSDDDQLRNFLEPVLTPVNFRTSPPLEAFKPNRSHKYRSTTPLILSEARCGIENIKLCDNSVNDENGEAAAGGASSCAATAASSASSGNAAQAGGACAASGGGDNSSTSVIKVCASSLKMSNSSHHIYQPQPKYNFHYNSSRSSPASTTGLDAMEVRSVSPPAKLFHSARSPHRRPIRTQHATQRLQRPHRPCLDFDKMQQVR